One window of the Sulfitobacter alexandrii genome contains the following:
- a CDS encoding EcsC family protein: MDIETSLPAKIDVEAELDRLAKRYRAANGLGMNVLNLIGGSAENLLDRLPRTMRANLERATIGALQQAMRAAHSSRGMVPDQKGWLNQAVSAAMGAAGGAGGLPTALAELPVTTTLLLRVIQGVAVEHGFDPEAENVQFDCVQVFAAAGPLSGDDGADLGFLAARMTLTGKAMQAVIHRVAPRLAIVMGQKLAAQTVPVLGAVAGAATNYAYTSYYQEIAHVHFGLRKLAIDADVPQADLLKRFEARMARPAVRT, translated from the coding sequence ATGGATATCGAAACCAGCCTGCCCGCGAAAATAGACGTCGAGGCCGAGCTTGACCGGCTGGCGAAACGCTACCGCGCCGCCAACGGCCTTGGCATGAACGTGCTGAACCTCATCGGCGGCAGCGCGGAAAACCTGCTCGACAGGTTGCCCCGGACGATGCGGGCCAACCTTGAACGCGCCACCATCGGTGCCCTGCAGCAGGCGATGCGAGCGGCCCATTCGAGCCGCGGCATGGTGCCCGACCAGAAGGGATGGCTCAACCAGGCCGTTTCCGCCGCCATGGGCGCTGCGGGCGGTGCGGGCGGTTTGCCCACGGCGCTGGCCGAATTGCCCGTGACCACGACCCTGCTGTTGCGGGTGATCCAGGGCGTTGCGGTCGAACATGGTTTCGATCCCGAGGCCGAGAACGTCCAGTTCGACTGCGTGCAGGTCTTTGCCGCCGCCGGGCCTCTCTCGGGCGATGACGGGGCCGACCTTGGCTTTCTCGCGGCGCGGATGACGCTGACCGGCAAGGCGATGCAGGCGGTCATTCATCGCGTCGCGCCCCGGTTGGCCATCGTGATGGGCCAGAAGCTCGCGGCGCAGACGGTGCCGGTGCTCGGTGCGGTGGCCGGCGCGGCGACCAATTACGCCTATACCAGTTACTATCAGGAAATTGCGCATGTGCATTTCGGCCTGCGCAAGCTGGCCATAGACGCCGATGTGCCCCAGGCCGACCTGCTGAAGCGGTTCGAGGCGCGGATGGCGCGCCCCGCGGTCCGCACCTAG
- a CDS encoding GNAT family N-acetyltransferase has product MYQFTSETEHDHWEVEALYDTCFAPGREALSSYRLRDGVRPVSGLCRVARDEGGVLAGAIRYWPVHVGMADALLLGPVAVHPTRQGEGLGRDLIEDSLALAAPLGWDRVMLVGDAPYYGRFGFSRLDAVVMPPPTNPERVLGRALVPGAWDGIAGDVRRWAD; this is encoded by the coding sequence TTGTACCAGTTCACCTCCGAGACCGAGCACGACCACTGGGAGGTCGAAGCGCTGTACGACACCTGCTTCGCGCCGGGGCGGGAGGCGCTGTCCTCGTACCGGCTGCGCGATGGCGTGCGCCCGGTGTCGGGCCTGTGCCGCGTGGCGCGTGACGAGGGAGGCGTTCTGGCCGGTGCGATCAGGTACTGGCCCGTGCACGTGGGCATGGCGGACGCGCTCCTGCTGGGGCCGGTGGCGGTGCATCCGACACGGCAGGGCGAAGGTCTGGGCCGCGACCTGATCGAGGACAGCCTTGCGTTGGCGGCACCCCTGGGATGGGACCGGGTCATGCTCGTCGGCGATGCGCCCTATTACGGGCGGTTCGGTTTCAGCCGGCTGGATGCCGTGGTGATGCCGCCCCCCACCAACCCCGAACGCGTGCTGGGCCGCGCCCTCGTGCCCGGCGCCTGGGACGGAATCGCGGGCGACGTCCGGCGCTGGGCGGATTGA
- a CDS encoding flavin reductase family protein: MFYRPEDGHGLPHNPFNALITPRPIGWISTRSADGTDNIAPYSFFNGAAYTPPQVMFSSTGSKEDAGNTKDNVANIRETGVFCVNVTGLADRDAMNATSEMLPRNVDEFAHAGIEKAECETIACPRVAHAPAALECRMTQIIDLVGDNNFVVLGEVTGIHMRDDCLVDGKFESSTYIPLSRMGYREYTAVREVFELARPDD; this comes from the coding sequence ATGTTCTATCGCCCCGAGGACGGCCACGGCCTGCCGCACAACCCGTTCAACGCCCTGATCACACCCCGCCCGATCGGCTGGATATCGACCCGCAGCGCGGACGGAACGGACAACATCGCGCCCTATTCCTTCTTCAACGGCGCAGCGTATACCCCGCCACAGGTCATGTTCTCCTCCACCGGCTCCAAGGAGGATGCGGGCAACACCAAGGACAATGTCGCCAACATCCGCGAAACGGGGGTTTTCTGCGTCAACGTGACGGGACTGGCGGACCGCGATGCGATGAATGCCACCTCCGAGATGCTGCCGCGCAACGTGGACGAATTCGCCCATGCCGGCATCGAGAAGGCGGAATGCGAGACCATCGCCTGCCCGCGCGTGGCCCATGCCCCCGCCGCGCTGGAATGTCGGATGACCCAGATCATCGACCTTGTGGGCGACAACAATTTCGTGGTGCTGGGCGAGGTGACAGGCATCCACATGCGCGACGACTGCCTTGTCGACGGCAAGTTCGAAAGCAGCACCTACATCCCGCTCAGCCGGATGGGCTACCGCGAGTATACCGCCGTGCGCGAAGTGTTCGAACTGGCGCGACCGGACGACTGA
- the rsgA gene encoding ribosome small subunit-dependent GTPase A, translating into MTRDYSQFLGAGNAAPPKQELSPLVRLGWQSFFAQQTDVDEMAATPPCRVVEVHRSGLRVAGDGFATEIPPGPEATVGDWLLFNPDQPQRSRVLDRKSLLKRRAAGHDRKEQLIGANIDTAFIVTSCNADFNLARLERYVALSMETQITPVILLTKADLVDDPAPYLADARSISDRITVLALDARGDEARRVLAPWCKAGQTIAYLGSSGVGKSTLTNALSETAQAATQGIREDDARGRHTTSHRQLHITGAGCAVLDTPGMRELQLTDASAGLEETFADLAALAASCKFNDCAHDTEPGCAVRAGLETGAIDRHRLARWHKLLAEEAFNSATLAQRRAKDRAFGKMVRGIVKQNRK; encoded by the coding sequence ATGACACGGGACTATTCCCAATTCCTCGGGGCTGGCAATGCCGCCCCTCCCAAACAAGAACTCTCGCCGCTCGTTCGGCTGGGTTGGCAAAGCTTCTTTGCCCAGCAGACCGACGTCGATGAAATGGCAGCCACACCGCCCTGCCGGGTGGTGGAGGTTCACCGCTCAGGCCTTCGGGTGGCCGGTGATGGCTTTGCCACCGAGATCCCGCCGGGGCCGGAGGCGACAGTGGGCGACTGGTTGCTGTTCAACCCGGACCAGCCACAGCGCAGCCGGGTTCTGGACCGCAAGAGCCTGCTCAAACGGCGCGCGGCGGGCCACGACCGCAAGGAACAGCTGATCGGTGCCAATATAGACACGGCATTCATCGTCACCTCCTGCAATGCCGATTTCAACCTTGCGCGGCTCGAACGCTATGTGGCTCTGTCGATGGAGACGCAGATCACGCCTGTGATCCTGCTGACCAAGGCGGATCTCGTCGATGATCCGGCCCCCTACCTTGCCGACGCGCGCAGCATTTCCGACCGGATCACGGTGCTGGCGCTGGATGCACGGGGGGATGAGGCGCGCAGGGTGCTGGCGCCCTGGTGCAAGGCAGGACAGACCATCGCCTACCTGGGCTCGTCCGGGGTGGGCAAATCCACGCTCACCAATGCCCTGTCAGAGACAGCACAGGCCGCGACGCAAGGCATCCGCGAAGACGACGCAAGGGGGCGGCATACCACCTCGCACCGGCAGTTGCACATCACCGGCGCAGGCTGTGCCGTGCTGGACACGCCGGGGATGCGCGAGTTGCAGCTGACCGATGCCTCGGCCGGGCTGGAGGAGACCTTTGCCGATCTTGCCGCGCTGGCGGCCTCCTGCAAGTTCAACGATTGCGCGCATGACACGGAACCGGGCTGTGCCGTGCGAGCGGGACTGGAAACCGGCGCGATCGACAGGCACCGACTGGCGCGGTGGCACAAGCTGCTGGCGGAAGAGGCGTTCAATTCGGCCACGCTGGCACAACGGCGCGCCAAGGACCGCGCCTTTGGCAAGATGGTGCGCGGCATCGTTAAACAGAACCGCAAGTAG
- a CDS encoding SulP family inorganic anion transporter, giving the protein MPRTAFLRFTQNLTENLDVTDLRWMPQDGFSLGRLRIELLSGLTVALALVPEAVAFAFVAGVHPLVGLYAAFLVGLITALIGGRPGMISGATGALAVVMVALVAQHGVEYLFATVVLMGLIQVFAGVMQWGKFIRLVPHPVMLGFVNGLAIVIFLAQLSQFKVPGTMVDTGHGMGGGEWLSGQPLYLMLALVAATMAIIWATPKVTRLIPAPLAGIGIVAVIVIATGMNVPRVGDLASIEGGFPAFHNPFGDGVGLYGTALAPFTLETLYIIAPYAVILAAIGLIESLLTLNLVGDMTGTRGGASQECIAQGVANTVTGFFGGMGGCAMIGQSMINVKSGGRTRVAGIAAAVFLLLFILVGAPLIEQIPLAALVGVMFMVVIGTFAWNSFGILRKVPLMDAFVILLVTVVTVLEDLAVAVVVGVIVSALAYAWNNARRIHAKTYVTPEGAKVYQVQGPLFFGSAEGFAELFDVYADPSRVIVDFADSRVVDQSALQAIEAMAVKYEAAGKVLELRHLSRDCHRLLTKAGHLVVDSDDDPEYQLAVNYQVRTGILGGH; this is encoded by the coding sequence ATGCCCCGCACAGCCTTTCTCAGGTTCACCCAGAACCTGACCGAAAATCTCGACGTCACCGATCTGCGGTGGATGCCACAGGACGGGTTTTCCTTGGGCCGCCTGCGTATCGAATTGCTGTCGGGTCTGACCGTCGCATTGGCGCTGGTCCCCGAGGCGGTGGCCTTTGCCTTCGTCGCGGGGGTGCATCCGCTGGTGGGGCTTTACGCTGCCTTCCTCGTGGGGCTGATCACCGCGTTGATCGGCGGTCGACCGGGCATGATCTCGGGCGCCACGGGGGCGCTTGCCGTCGTCATGGTGGCGCTGGTGGCGCAGCACGGCGTCGAATATCTCTTTGCAACCGTGGTTCTCATGGGCCTGATCCAGGTTTTCGCCGGGGTCATGCAATGGGGCAAGTTCATACGGCTGGTGCCGCATCCGGTGATGCTGGGTTTCGTCAACGGGCTGGCCATCGTGATCTTCCTCGCGCAACTCAGCCAGTTCAAGGTTCCGGGCACGATGGTCGACACCGGGCACGGCATGGGCGGCGGTGAATGGCTGTCGGGGCAGCCGCTGTACCTCATGCTGGCGCTCGTCGCCGCAACCATGGCGATCATCTGGGCAACGCCCAAGGTCACGCGGCTGATCCCCGCGCCGCTTGCCGGCATCGGGATCGTCGCGGTGATTGTCATCGCAACGGGCATGAACGTGCCCCGGGTGGGCGATCTCGCCTCGATCGAAGGCGGGTTCCCTGCGTTTCACAATCCCTTCGGCGACGGCGTCGGTCTCTACGGCACGGCGCTTGCGCCCTTCACGCTCGAAACCCTGTACATCATCGCGCCCTACGCGGTTATTCTCGCCGCCATCGGACTGATCGAATCCCTGCTGACCCTGAACCTTGTCGGGGACATGACCGGCACGCGGGGCGGGGCGAGCCAGGAGTGCATCGCCCAAGGCGTCGCGAACACGGTCACCGGATTTTTCGGCGGCATGGGGGGCTGCGCGATGATCGGGCAATCCATGATCAACGTGAAATCGGGCGGGCGCACGCGTGTTGCGGGCATCGCGGCCGCCGTTTTCCTGCTGCTCTTCATCCTCGTCGGCGCGCCGCTCATCGAACAGATCCCGCTGGCGGCGCTGGTCGGCGTGATGTTCATGGTGGTGATCGGGACCTTCGCCTGGAACTCCTTCGGCATCCTGCGCAAGGTGCCGCTGATGGACGCTTTCGTGATCCTGCTGGTGACCGTGGTCACCGTGCTCGAGGATCTCGCGGTGGCCGTCGTGGTCGGCGTCATCGTCAGCGCGCTGGCCTACGCCTGGAACAACGCGCGCCGCATTCACGCCAAGACCTATGTCACGCCGGAAGGGGCCAAGGTCTATCAGGTGCAGGGGCCTTTGTTCTTCGGCTCGGCCGAGGGCTTTGCCGAACTCTTCGATGTCTACGCGGACCCGTCGCGCGTGATCGTGGATTTCGCCGACAGCCGGGTGGTGGACCAGTCCGCCCTGCAGGCAATCGAAGCGATGGCCGTGAAGTACGAGGCCGCGGGCAAGGTGCTGGAACTGCGCCATCTCAGCCGCGACTGTCACCGGCTGCTGACCAAGGCGGGACACCTCGTCGTGGACAGCGACGATGACCCCGAATATCAGCTTGCCGTCAATTACCAGGTCCGCACGGGCATTCTGGGCGGCCATTGA
- a CDS encoding ZinT family metal-binding protein, with protein sequence MSTIPLRQIAIATVAIFALGTTAVPAEQQAAHGAHTHDHADSAGSIYEGYFEDSQIAPRALTDWEGDWQSVYPLLQDGTLNVVMAHKAAESDNTAEDYRAMYETGYRTDVDRIVIADGSVSFFRDGNETTGRYVTDGFEVLTYEKGNRGVRFVFRKTAGDAAAPAYIQFSDHIIAPQKSGHYHLYWGDDRAALLEELSNWPTYYPAGLSGQQIADEMMAH encoded by the coding sequence ATGTCGACCATCCCGCTTCGGCAAATCGCGATCGCGACGGTCGCGATTTTCGCGCTCGGCACGACCGCCGTACCGGCTGAACAGCAGGCAGCCCACGGTGCACATACCCACGATCACGCCGACTCCGCCGGTTCGATCTACGAGGGCTACTTCGAGGATAGCCAGATCGCCCCCCGCGCCCTGACCGACTGGGAAGGAGACTGGCAATCGGTCTATCCCCTGCTGCAGGACGGCACGCTGAACGTGGTGATGGCGCACAAGGCAGCGGAGTCCGACAACACCGCCGAAGACTATCGCGCCATGTACGAGACCGGCTACCGGACCGATGTGGACCGCATCGTGATCGCGGACGGCAGCGTGAGCTTCTTCCGGGACGGAAACGAGACCACGGGCCGCTATGTCACCGACGGGTTCGAGGTATTGACCTACGAAAAGGGCAATCGGGGAGTCCGCTTCGTTTTCCGCAAGACGGCGGGCGATGCGGCGGCACCGGCGTACATCCAGTTCAGCGACCATATCATCGCACCGCAGAAATCCGGCCATTATCATCTCTACTGGGGCGATGACCGCGCAGCCCTTCTGGAGGAGTTGAGCAACTGGCCCACCTATTACCCCGCCGGGCTGAGTGGTCAGCAGATCGCCGACGAGATGATGGCGCACTAG
- a CDS encoding adenine phosphoribosyltransferase — MKRVEDYIRTIVDFPHEGIMFRDVTTLFADPRGFRMAIDQMLHPYAGVEIDKVVGLEARGFILGGAIAHQLSVGFVPIRKKGKLPGTTISQDYKLEYGEAIVEIHDDAIQPGEKVLVVDDLLATGGTAEAGIKLIERLGGEIVSTAFIIDLPELGGRKKLEALGMEVHALCAFEGL, encoded by the coding sequence ATGAAGCGCGTCGAAGACTATATCCGCACCATTGTCGATTTCCCCCACGAGGGGATCATGTTCCGCGATGTGACCACCCTCTTCGCCGATCCCCGGGGTTTCCGCATGGCGATCGACCAGATGCTGCATCCCTATGCAGGGGTGGAGATCGACAAGGTCGTGGGCCTCGAGGCGCGGGGTTTCATACTCGGCGGGGCCATCGCGCACCAACTGAGTGTCGGCTTCGTGCCGATCCGCAAGAAGGGCAAGCTGCCCGGCACCACGATCAGCCAGGATTACAAGCTGGAATACGGCGAAGCCATCGTCGAGATCCACGACGATGCCATCCAGCCGGGCGAGAAGGTGCTGGTGGTGGACGATCTGCTGGCCACCGGCGGCACGGCGGAGGCGGGCATCAAGCTGATCGAGAGGCTGGGCGGCGAGATCGTCTCGACCGCGTTCATCATCGACCTGCCCGAGCTTGGCGGCCGCAAGAAGCTAGAGGCACTGGGCATGGAAGTCCACGCGCTCTGCGCTTTCGAGGGGCTCTAG
- a CDS encoding Glu/Leu/Phe/Val family dehydrogenase, translated as MPKDSNSDTPILDETLARLDIPDDARKMLHAPQRRTEVALRIRHDDGTMGIYPAWRVQYSDVLGPTKGGIRFHPGVNLDEVTELARWMTVKCALMDLPFGGAKGGVQVDPKKLSRQELERLSRAFVDGFGDMLGPNRDIPAPDVNTNPRIMGWMADEYAIITRAHQPAAITGKPLPLGGSEGRVASTGQGALLVLQEWARRQDRDPGDITVAVQGFGNAGAHFAVQAHKAGFKVVAVSDSRGALYSEDGLDPEPLHREKEQGKGLDDVYSDTSVGDNEDYTSIDLDALLGLEVDVLALAALQDAVTEDNVSDINAGCILEIANGPVSPDADQALADRDVTVLPDVLANAGGVTVSYYEWIQGRNGERWSEEDVEERMKDRFERIAPQVFDRAEEDGTSLRQAAYAIAVERIAEAISIRGDSCYFKG; from the coding sequence ATGCCGAAAGATTCCAACAGCGACACGCCCATTCTGGACGAGACGCTTGCCCGCCTGGACATTCCCGACGATGCGAGAAAGATGCTGCATGCCCCGCAACGGCGCACCGAAGTCGCCCTGCGCATCCGGCACGATGACGGGACCATGGGCATCTACCCGGCGTGGCGCGTGCAGTACAGCGATGTGCTGGGGCCGACCAAAGGGGGCATCCGGTTCCATCCCGGCGTCAACCTCGACGAGGTAACGGAACTGGCGCGCTGGATGACCGTCAAGTGCGCGCTGATGGACCTGCCCTTCGGCGGAGCAAAGGGGGGTGTTCAGGTCGACCCCAAGAAACTGTCCCGGCAGGAGCTGGAGCGACTGTCCCGCGCCTTTGTCGACGGGTTCGGCGACATGCTGGGACCGAACCGCGATATTCCGGCGCCGGACGTAAACACCAATCCGCGCATCATGGGCTGGATGGCGGACGAATATGCCATCATCACCCGCGCGCACCAGCCTGCGGCGATCACGGGCAAGCCATTGCCGCTGGGCGGCTCCGAAGGGCGTGTGGCCTCCACCGGGCAAGGCGCGCTGCTGGTCCTGCAGGAATGGGCGCGCCGTCAGGACCGCGATCCGGGCGACATCACCGTCGCGGTACAGGGGTTCGGCAATGCCGGGGCGCACTTCGCGGTGCAGGCCCACAAGGCCGGGTTCAAGGTTGTCGCCGTCTCCGATTCACGCGGCGCCCTATACAGCGAGGATGGGCTCGACCCCGAACCGCTGCACCGGGAAAAGGAACAGGGCAAGGGGCTGGACGATGTCTATTCCGACACGTCGGTCGGTGACAACGAGGATTACACCTCAATAGACCTCGACGCGCTCCTCGGGTTGGAGGTCGACGTGCTGGCGCTCGCGGCCCTGCAGGACGCGGTGACCGAGGACAACGTGTCGGACATCAACGCGGGCTGCATCCTCGAGATCGCGAATGGCCCCGTCTCGCCGGATGCCGACCAGGCCCTCGCGGACAGGGACGTCACCGTTCTGCCCGATGTCCTGGCGAACGCCGGCGGCGTGACCGTCAGCTATTACGAATGGATCCAGGGCCGGAATGGCGAAAGGTGGTCGGAAGAGGACGTCGAAGAGCGGATGAAGGACCGGTTCGAACGCATCGCGCCCCAGGTCTTCGATCGTGCCGAGGAAGACGGCACCTCGCTGCGGCAGGCGGCTTATGCCATCGCCGTCGAACGGATCGCCGAGGCGATCAGTATCCGGGGGGATTCGTGCTATTTCAAGGGCTAG
- a CDS encoding FAD-binding oxidoreductase, with product MLNAADNDFENLLLQHLPAEVLRPVEPRYAEEPRGYHKGLVGILALPRTVDEVATLLRCANEARVGVIPYGGGTGLVAGQVIPDGPAPLVLSLERMNAVRAVYPDENVIVVEAGVILADVQAAAREVDRLFPLSLAAEGSARIGGNLGTNAGGTGVLRYGNTRDLCLGLEAVLPDGQIWHGLTRLRKNNTGYDLRNLLIGAEGTLGVITAAALKLFPQPESTGTAIMVVPSPRAALDLLSLGRSQVGEGISAFELMNGQGFDFLTETLPDVRQPFDTPPDWCVLIELGLNGGLDAAEVLENLFVAGMEAGLVSDGLIAQSEQQAAEFWTVREQLPQANRMIGSVSSHDISIPLRALPDFIEDGLAKVAAIGEFRVNCFGHVGDGNLHYNVFPPKGRSRNDYVDEREALQRAIHDLVHEVGGSFSAEHGVGRLKVDDLERYGDPAKLFAMRAIKTALDPRGIMNPGAVLRLPPQ from the coding sequence ATGCTGAACGCCGCCGACAATGACTTCGAAAACCTGCTGCTGCAACATCTGCCCGCAGAGGTGCTGCGCCCGGTCGAGCCCCGCTATGCCGAGGAACCGCGTGGCTATCACAAGGGGCTTGTCGGCATCCTGGCGCTGCCGCGCACCGTCGACGAGGTCGCGACCTTGCTCCGCTGCGCGAACGAGGCGCGGGTCGGTGTGATCCCCTATGGCGGGGGGACGGGCCTTGTCGCCGGGCAGGTGATCCCCGACGGTCCGGCGCCGCTGGTCCTGTCGCTGGAGCGTATGAACGCGGTGCGCGCGGTATATCCCGACGAGAACGTGATCGTGGTCGAGGCAGGCGTGATCCTAGCCGATGTGCAGGCCGCCGCGCGCGAGGTGGACCGCCTGTTCCCGCTGTCGCTGGCGGCCGAGGGATCGGCGCGGATCGGCGGCAACCTCGGCACCAACGCCGGCGGCACCGGTGTGCTGCGCTATGGCAATACCCGCGATCTTTGCCTCGGTCTCGAGGCCGTGCTGCCGGATGGTCAGATCTGGCACGGGCTCACACGGCTTCGCAAGAACAATACCGGATACGACCTGCGCAACCTGCTGATCGGGGCGGAGGGCACGCTGGGTGTCATCACCGCTGCCGCGCTCAAGCTGTTTCCGCAGCCGGAAAGTACAGGCACCGCGATCATGGTCGTGCCTTCGCCCCGCGCGGCACTGGACCTGCTGTCGCTTGGCCGCAGCCAGGTGGGCGAGGGGATCAGCGCCTTCGAGCTGATGAACGGGCAGGGGTTCGATTTCCTGACGGAAACCTTGCCGGACGTGCGCCAGCCCTTCGACACGCCTCCCGACTGGTGTGTGCTGATCGAACTGGGACTGAACGGCGGCCTCGACGCCGCCGAGGTGCTGGAGAACCTCTTTGTCGCGGGGATGGAGGCCGGGCTGGTCTCCGACGGGCTGATCGCGCAGAGCGAACAGCAGGCGGCGGAGTTCTGGACCGTGCGGGAACAGTTGCCACAGGCGAACCGCATGATCGGATCGGTTTCGAGCCACGACATCTCGATCCCCCTTCGGGCCTTGCCGGACTTCATCGAGGACGGGCTGGCAAAGGTCGCGGCCATCGGGGAGTTCCGCGTCAATTGCTTTGGCCACGTCGGCGACGGCAACCTGCATTATAACGTCTTTCCGCCCAAGGGCAGGTCACGCAACGACTATGTCGATGAACGCGAGGCCCTGCAAAGGGCCATCCATGACCTCGTGCACGAGGTCGGCGGCAGTTTCAGCGCCGAACACGGGGTGGGAAGGCTCAAGGTCGATGACCTCGAACGCTACGGAGATCCGGCGAAACTCTTCGCGATGCGGGCGATCAAGACGGCGCTCGACCCGCGCGGGATCATGAACCCCGGCGCGGTTCTGCGGCTGCCGCCGCAGTAA
- a CDS encoding MBL fold metallo-hydrolase, with product MLFRRLVWGLAALALAFPALAQERTPSHCIALAETAPGIAHVIPASLPDVPREEVFLHYIAHASFLIRSHGGLNMVTDYTGFTGTLPLIPDVVTMNHAHDSHWTPFPDPAIPHALQGWGDFGEGIDHEVDLGEVLIRNVSTDIRSQFADVEPEGNSIFVFEMAGLCIGHLGHLHHEPTEAQYAALGRVDVLMAPVDGGYTLPLPVMMQVIRRLKSSIVIPMHWFSGYALDAFLTGMSDEFQVVELEGSSVSVSIDRLPSEPTIMVLRPSYLNVAR from the coding sequence ATGCTGTTTCGCCGTCTTGTCTGGGGTCTTGCCGCGCTTGCGCTGGCCTTTCCCGCCCTTGCGCAGGAACGCACGCCAAGCCATTGCATCGCCCTTGCCGAAACCGCCCCCGGCATTGCGCATGTCATCCCCGCCAGCCTGCCCGATGTGCCGCGCGAGGAAGTCTTTCTGCACTACATCGCCCATGCCTCGTTCCTGATCCGCAGTCACGGCGGTCTTAACATGGTGACGGATTACACCGGCTTCACGGGCACGCTGCCGCTGATCCCCGACGTGGTGACGATGAACCACGCCCACGACAGTCACTGGACCCCCTTTCCAGACCCGGCGATCCCCCATGCCCTGCAGGGATGGGGAGACTTCGGGGAAGGCATAGACCACGAAGTCGACCTCGGCGAAGTGCTGATCCGCAATGTCTCGACCGATATCCGGTCGCAATTCGCCGATGTCGAGCCGGAGGGGAATTCGATCTTCGTGTTCGAAATGGCAGGTCTGTGCATCGGTCATCTGGGGCACCTGCATCACGAGCCGACCGAGGCGCAGTACGCGGCATTGGGGCGGGTCGATGTACTGATGGCGCCCGTCGACGGGGGCTACACGCTTCCGCTGCCGGTGATGATGCAGGTGATCCGGCGGCTCAAGTCCTCCATCGTGATCCCGATGCACTGGTTTTCCGGGTATGCGCTGGATGCCTTCCTGACGGGAATGTCCGACGAATTTCAGGTGGTGGAACTGGAAGGCTCGAGCGTCAGTGTCTCGATCGACCGGCTGCCGTCGGAGCCGACGATCATGGTGCTGCGCCCGTCCTACCTGAATGTTGCGCGATAG
- the glyA gene encoding serine hydroxymethyltransferase, translated as MMLAHRNWVPQHSEALVQRIAGRTAESDSAQIASRIAALVSRNREIHERECFNLNPATNVMSPRAEAVLASGIGTRLSLGYPGDKYEMGLEAIEEIEVMAAELAARVFDASFAEIRVPSGALGNLYGFMALCRPGDTIIAPPASVGGHVTHHGAGCAGLFGLNTVPAPIDADGYTLDINGLRKLAHEVRPALITVGASLNLFEHPVSQVRAIADEVGAKVLFDAAHQCGIIAGRAWRNPLKEGAHLMTMSTYKSLGGPAGGLIVTDEPAIAERLDAIAFPGMTANFDAAKSAALALTLLDWIDHGGNYAAEMIAVAKALAVALDAEGLKVFAKDRGFTNSHQFAIEAAEFGGGQAASKTLRKAGFLACGIGLPVAEVPGDMNGLRIGTPELVRWGVGVDDAPMLANLVARALRSDDPAGLAAETASARARFDRLHFVGGT; from the coding sequence ATCATGCTCGCCCACAGGAACTGGGTGCCTCAACACAGCGAGGCGCTCGTGCAGCGAATCGCGGGGCGGACGGCGGAATCGGATAGCGCTCAGATCGCCAGCCGCATCGCCGCGCTGGTCTCACGCAACCGCGAGATCCACGAACGGGAGTGTTTCAACCTGAATCCCGCGACCAACGTCATGTCGCCCCGTGCCGAGGCCGTCTTGGCCAGTGGCATCGGCACGCGCCTCTCGCTGGGCTATCCCGGCGACAAGTACGAGATGGGGCTCGAGGCCATCGAGGAGATCGAGGTCATGGCGGCGGAACTCGCCGCCCGCGTGTTCGATGCGTCATTCGCAGAGATCCGCGTGCCCTCCGGTGCGTTGGGCAATCTCTACGGCTTCATGGCGCTGTGCCGGCCCGGCGACACGATCATCGCACCGCCAGCCTCCGTCGGGGGGCATGTCACGCACCACGGGGCGGGCTGTGCCGGGCTCTTCGGTCTGAACACCGTGCCCGCGCCCATCGATGCGGACGGCTACACGCTGGACATCAACGGACTGCGCAAACTGGCACACGAGGTGCGGCCGGCTCTGATTACCGTCGGCGCATCGCTCAACCTTTTCGAGCACCCGGTTTCCCAGGTGCGGGCCATCGCGGACGAAGTCGGCGCCAAGGTTCTGTTCGACGCGGCACACCAGTGCGGGATCATCGCCGGCAGGGCCTGGCGCAACCCGCTGAAGGAGGGGGCGCACCTCATGACGATGAGCACCTACAAGAGCCTTGGCGGCCCGGCCGGAGGTCTGATCGTCACCGACGAGCCGGCCATCGCCGAAAGACTGGATGCGATCGCATTCCCCGGCATGACCGCGAACTTCGACGCGGCCAAATCGGCGGCGCTGGCCCTGACCCTGCTGGACTGGATCGACCATGGTGGAAACTACGCCGCCGAGATGATCGCGGTGGCGAAGGCCCTTGCGGTCGCGCTGGATGCCGAAGGGCTCAAGGTCTTTGCCAAGGACCGCGGCTTCACGAATTCGCACCAGTTCGCGATCGAGGCGGCGGAGTTCGGCGGCGGACAGGCCGCATCGAAGACGCTGCGCAAGGCGGGCTTTCTGGCCTGCGGTATCGGCCTGCCGGTCGCGGAAGTGCCGGGAGACATGAACGGATTGCGGATCGGCACGCCCGAACTGGTCCGCTGGGGCGTCGGTGTCGACGATGCGCCGATGCTGGCCAACCTCGTGGCCCGCGCCCTGCGCAGCGACGATCCTGCCGGACTGGCAGCCGAGACGGCCTCGGCACGCGCGCGTTTCGACCGGCTGCATTTCGTGGGAGGCACCTGA